The Dickeya poaceiphila DNA window CACCTACCGAAGCATGGTGCTGGTTTATTAGCGGTGACTTTGTGGGGATCCCTCAGCCCGCAGGGGTGAGACCCAGAGATGGGCCGAGTAATAAAGCCAACGCACCTGCCACTTGAAGTATGGCGGGTATATCAGTATATCTCTTTAGCCACACCTTACTTCCAATCAATGCCACGTTAAGTGAACGGTTAATCCACTTTATTATTAAGGGAAAGAACAACTCTCCCTCGCCATTATCATTTTCCTGGGTGAAATTCCTCTTTTTCATATGAAAAAAAATAAATAAAATTTTATATAAATAACAAAATCGCTTTTTTCTCTTGATTTTCGGAAAACGATACGAATGTCAAGATGTTCGTGTCCGAAAGATGCATAAGGTTTACACGTGGTTGAGGAATGGCAAATAAAGTTACAGTAAAGGATTTCCCTGCTTCCCCTTCCAACGATACGATTTATATTAATTTACTACTGATGATAACCGAACAAAGCTGTGCCCATGTTCAGTATAGTTGACGAACACTTGGCCCTATGGTTAGTGCCGGCTTTTAGTTCACAGGGGGAATATATTTTGGGGAGTGATTGTAGTGGTTCATAAAACGATAGGAAATATTTGGATAGATAAACAGGTAGCGCCGCTTGAATATTGTTCCATCCAACGAGCATCTGCGTTATTGAAGTGTGAGGAAGAGGATTTTTTACACTGGCATGATATCGGTGCTATCTCTCTTGCCATTAAGTTGAATAATAAAACGTCGGCAAACCTTTATTTTATCAGCGATGGAATGTTGAGTGATAGTGAAAAGAAAAAAGCTCGCATTGAAATAAACCAATTATATAACCTTGAATCATCACGGATTATAGGTTCAGTGGACGATATAGAAATCACCTTTTCCTCTTCTGACAGGAATGGTTTCCGTTACAATATATCGCCTCCATGTTTAATATTCGGAGTGTGGCGGATACTTGACGACTTTAACCTATCTTGCAGTTTGGGCAATGCCGAAAAACTATATTCCATGTCTGTGTTTCAAGAGCAGAGCATCTCGCCAACATTACGAATTGTCGTCGCCATGCTTGAAATGGCAGTGGCTTATGACAAACGTTCATTATTTGTTTTGCGATCCGACATTGAAAATATCTATACTCATGCTATGACAGGGCAACCAATGCCTAACTTTATCAATGGCAGGATCGAAAAACAAAATCTATCAACCGAAATTAAAAATCTCACTGAACCGCTGGACGCCACACCATAAACCGTAAAAATACCCTGAAAAATATCAGGGTAAATAAATCACCCCAACGCAATGGGTTAGCGCATTGCGTAAACACCACAAAGAAACATCGCTATGTGTTACTAACAACGAACAGGTTGTTACCAGCTAAATAATTCTGTAGCTTTTTTACCGTAGCATAGACTATGAGTACTCTTACACTGTACATTTAAATTACTCTTTTTATAACCTGTGCCATCTTTGTATAAAATATAATAAACTCATTATTAGTTAGTAAGCAGTCCTTCCTATTAAGCCATTTTAACCCATTGATTGAAAATGCATGAACTCGCGCTTCTGCCATGATAAGTCGCCCACACTGCCGTTTAATGGCTGACGCAGTCAGAGTCGTATCGCCAGAGTAAAAAAACGCCGGAGTAAACCGTATAAACACAGGAAAAATCGTGTGGTTCGATGACGGGTGATGGCGTAACAAACTGATTGCCTTGCTGATTGTCGTGGTCATCATTGAGCGGGTACTACTCCTGTTCCCCATGAGCAGCGTCTACGTTCCCTATCACCTTCTTGCCATAGCAAATAAATCGTTCTGAGAATCCAACAATCGACGTAAGATAGGTCAATGTAAAATAGACGTATACTTCACCGGCTCATGTGGTTCCTGCCTGAGCCGGTGCAAGGCTCGTGGCTACAGCCACATTCAATCACGAGGGTTCACATGAACAAGCCACATACTTCCCTGCTGGCGCTGGCCTTGTCTCTGCTGTCGCTGACGGCATCCGCCACCGATGGCTACAAGAACCTGAAATTCGGATCGTCCGCCGCCACTATCCGGCAACAGGCAAATTGTTCACTGCGCGGCCCGGAAATGATCATGGGACAGACTGTTTACATCTGCCCTGATTTCAATTTTGCCGACAAAAAAACCCAGGCGATTTTCAGTTTTAACAATGACAAGTTCAACCGCCTGGCGATCTCAATCACGCTCGCTGATGTACCAAGCGTAGTAGAAGGGCTAAAGAGCAAATACGGTATGACGGCTCCCTTGTCTGCCAACGATGTCGATACCTTCATGAATAAACCCAATACCCGCGTGACCGCCCGGTTCGACAAGAACAATATTACGCTGGTGTTCGACAACAGCATGGATAACCAGAAGAACATCTATCTGGTATACAACGCTGAAAACAGTGTCAGCGCTGGCCAAACTGCCGCACCAGCCAACCGGGGCATCACCAAGGACGACCTGTAATATCGAAAACCCTGGAGATCGTCACGCCGGGTTCATCCCTGTAAAACACGCTCCGCCATGCCTTATCCGGCATGGTAACCGCTCCAGACTTTCACCAGTACCGCCGCCGACAGGCTCCAGCACGCCACCGCCAGCATCAGTGCCGGCGGCAAACGCATCACACCAGTAAAGTAATAGAGCGAAATCAGATACACCAGATAGGGAATCACCGCCCAAATACCGAACAGAATAGTGGCACGGAGCGCTTCCACGCCGCGCTCCGTGCCCACAATGTAATGCGCCAGTAGCGCAAAGGTCGGGAATAACGGCACCAGCCCGGCAATGTAGTAATTACGGGTTTTGGCCAGCAGACCAATAACTACCACTATGATCGCACCCAGCGCTGCTTTTATCAGTAATGCCATATTTGTCATGTTCAGGTTATCGGTTGGCTATTCGGTCCGTCTGTCACGTCCACCCTTTCCGCCCAATTCATCTGGCGGCTGTCTATATCTAACAGAAAACGCACCCAAAAACAGGATTATCGCCGCGTTTGTCAAAACCGCTCGCAAAGCGCAATGCAACAGCATGGTTCACCCGGAAAACTGTTCACCCTGAAAATAAAAAGCCCCGATATCATCGGGGCTGCACACTGTAATCATGATCATGACTGAGGAGACATTAACTGGTGTGCTCCAGTGCCTGGGAAGCCGACTGGTTACGGTTTTCAATGGCAATCTTTTTCGGTTTTTCATTTTCCGGAATATCCTGCTTCAGATTGATGGTCAGCAGGCCATTTTCCAGATGTGCGCCTTCCACCTTGACATGCTCAGGCAGTGAATAACTGATACTGAAATCAGTGCGGTTAATGCCGCGATAGAGCCAGCCATTCTGTTCCTGAGGCGCTTCCGACACCTCGTCCTTGTGTTTGCCGCTGATAGTGAGCTGACCACCATGCGTATTAATCTCCAGTTCCTCTTCACGCCAGCCGGGCACGCTAACCGTAATGCCATAGTGGGTGTCGTCAAGCCGGCGGATATCATAGGATGGCGTAGCAGTAAGCGGCGTGTCGCCAGTCAGTTGACTGAATAACCGGTCGATACGGTTGAAACGATCAGAGAACAGTGAGTCGGTAAATGCCGGAAATAAAGACACGGACTTGAATGCCATGGTTAACCTCCTGAATATTCTTCATACCCATTCAAAAGTGCAAACCGCAAGGCAACAGCATTGTCTTGCTTTCACTTCTTCATATAGATCCCTGTGCGATTTTTTCAAGGCCACTAACTAAGAAATTAACCAATGGAAACAAATGGGCTTCCCTGCCCCGGTTATTTCAGGCGTTACGGTTACCCGACAACACCCGGTACAACGCCAGCGCCACCACAAAGGTTACCGGCGCGGAAAATGACTGTAACAGCGCGCTACCATGCATCAGCGCTACGCCTGCAATCACACCCAGCAGCCAGGCGCCAAGGCCGGTCGGATTAAACGCACGCACCGGCGTCGTGGTCGATGAATCGCGGCTGCCAAGAATATGCGCCAGCGCCACACCAACCCACGCCACCACAAACACCCCTTGATAGGCCAACGCCTGCAAAATATAGGCGAAGACATCTGCCAGCATCAGGCCGTACACCGCGGCCCCCACCACGCAGGCCCAGACAATCTTGCGATAACGCAAACGAAACAGTCGGTCAAAAAACACCTGCATATTGACGGTAGCCAGATAATAGTTAGCGGTGTTAATGCGTGTCTGGGTCACCCACACGAATACTAATCCCCAGAAACCAAGCAGATTAAGGATATTGACCACGACCGCCGTTTCACTCACGCCATTCTGCTGGGCAAAACTGCTGACCAGATAGATGCCAGCCGCACCATTAAGCAAAAAGGTGATCAGATAGAACGGCATACCAAAGTTGATACGCGCGTGGTATTGGCTGTCTTCCTGACGGCCAAACCGGGCGTAATCAAAGGTATACATCATCAAAATCCATACCCCCATGTAGTAGGTAAAGCAGTTCCACCAGCCATTAGCAGGCGGCAATGCCGGACCAAACGACAGCCAGTGTGGTTGATAGCCATAATGCTGAACAGACACCGCCACCGTCAGCGCCAGCCCAAACAGGTAGAATGGCAACAGCACGCCGTTGAATTTATCCAGCCAGTGCTGCACGCTGCCGAAAATCAACGGTACGCTGTAGAGCACCACCAGTAATGCCGCCCAATGATAATCCAGCGCGGGAAACAGATGATTAATGGCAAATGCGATTACCGAGCCTTCAAACACCGCGTAATACATCGCGGTGGAGAAAAAAATCAGCGTGGCCAGCGCTGACCCGGCCTGCCCGAACAGTTGACCGGAAAATGCCGCCACCGACAGGCCGCTTCGGATAGCAAAACGGCTAATGGCAGCGTTGATCACGCCATAACACACCACGGAGAGCGCCATGCCGATGATGGCATTGCGCGCACCGTAATTCAGCGCCAGCGATGCCCCCACCACGATGTAGAAAATGGCGCTGCATACCGCCCACCAGGCCATGGTCAGTGATAGCTTTCCCATGCGCTCTGTTCCAGACACCGTATCGGCAGGCGCCACCACCTCACCTTGTACTCCGGATATTTCAGCCATACCCCCTCCGCCTATCTATTGTTGATGTATCTTGGTTGACGCTGACGAGCCTGCCGTCACAGGCTTTTTTAAAGCCGAGCGCACGCGCCGTGTCGGTTGTGTCGCACAGTCAATCATGCATTCGATAGGGTCAGACATGCCTCACCGCTACCATTGACCCTGGTGTTGGCGCAGGTGAAATCTGGCAAGGCCGTCTGAAATCAGTGTGCTAACAACTGTTCCAGCCGCTCAAGGCGGTAGCGATAATGCTGTCGGGCAAGAAGTGCATCCTCCAGCGACACCGGCGTAAAGCGAACGCCGTAATGCGGCTGCAATTGACCGATAAGGTCCAGATCGCTGCTGATCACCGTTCCCAGCGTCATGTACCCCCCGCCGGATACCGCATCACGCAGCAAAATGATCGGCTCCAGCCCGCCCGGCACCTGAACCGACCCAATGGGATAGCAGGCATCAACGATATTGGACGGGTCTGAACCGGTGCCAAACGGGGGAGTACGTGGCTCAAACGCCAGCGGTGTACCACCTTTGAGGCGATAGCCAATGCGGTCAGCTTCGGTGCCGACTCGCCAGTCGTCGGCGAAAAACTGCTCCACTGCAGCCGGAGTCAGTCGGTGAATGTACAGCCCGGTCACCATGCGTAACGTCACGTGCTTATCCAGCGGCTGGAGATAGTCTGTCGGTACCGTCACCTCCGGCGTCACCTGCCGGGTCGGCACGCCGATTGGCAATACGTCGTTGGCGGCCAGCCGCCGCCCCTGATAACC harbors:
- a CDS encoding GlpM family protein, translating into MALLIKAALGAIIVVVIGLLAKTRNYYIAGLVPLFPTFALLAHYIVGTERGVEALRATILFGIWAVIPYLVYLISLYYFTGVMRLPPALMLAVACWSLSAAVLVKVWSGYHAG
- a CDS encoding Hsp20 family protein — its product is MAFKSVSLFPAFTDSLFSDRFNRIDRLFSQLTGDTPLTATPSYDIRRLDDTHYGITVSVPGWREEELEINTHGGQLTISGKHKDEVSEAPQEQNGWLYRGINRTDFSISYSLPEHVKVEGAHLENGLLTINLKQDIPENEKPKKIAIENRNQSASQALEHTS
- a CDS encoding purine-cytosine permease family protein, with product MAEISGVQGEVVAPADTVSGTERMGKLSLTMAWWAVCSAIFYIVVGASLALNYGARNAIIGMALSVVCYGVINAAISRFAIRSGLSVAAFSGQLFGQAGSALATLIFFSTAMYYAVFEGSVIAFAINHLFPALDYHWAALLVVLYSVPLIFGSVQHWLDKFNGVLLPFYLFGLALTVAVSVQHYGYQPHWLSFGPALPPANGWWNCFTYYMGVWILMMYTFDYARFGRQEDSQYHARINFGMPFYLITFLLNGAAGIYLVSSFAQQNGVSETAVVVNILNLLGFWGLVFVWVTQTRINTANYYLATVNMQVFFDRLFRLRYRKIVWACVVGAAVYGLMLADVFAYILQALAYQGVFVVAWVGVALAHILGSRDSSTTTPVRAFNPTGLGAWLLGVIAGVALMHGSALLQSFSAPVTFVVALALYRVLSGNRNA
- a CDS encoding 5-oxoprolinase subunit C family protein, producing MQRCREQISGTRINVIRPGLATSIQDTGREGYYHLGIPPSGGLDQYSLRLANLLVGNPAQAAVLEMTLLGPELQFEGDVLVAVCGARLSPLLDGEPMPMDTTFAVRAGQVLRFTPTTAGCRAYLAVAGGIAVPEVLDSRSTYALGALGGYQGRRLAANDVLPIGVPTRQVTPEVTVPTDYLQPLDKHVTLRMVTGLYIHRLTPAAVEQFFADDWRVGTEADRIGYRLKGGTPLAFEPRTPPFGTGSDPSNIVDACYPIGSVQVPGGLEPIILLRDAVSGGGYMTLGTVISSDLDLIGQLQPHYGVRFTPVSLEDALLARQHYRYRLERLEQLLAH